A single Xylella taiwanensis DNA region contains:
- a CDS encoding potassium transporter Kup — MSAPSYSGDCAAVSPKNHRAIILSAIGVVFGDIGTSPLYTLKEVFSPHYGLTPNHDTMLGILSLIFWALMLVVTIKYVTVIMRVDNDGEGGIMALTALTQRTMPFSTRSIYVVGILGIFGTSLFFGDGVITPAISVLSAVEGLEVAAPQMKAFVVPITLAVLILLFLCQRFGTERVGKTFGPITLIWFIALGVIGVYNIVQAPEVLQALNPWWALRFFLEHNWHAMFVLGAVVLAVTGGEALYADMGHFGAKAIRHAWIFFVLPMLTLNYMGQGALVLSNPAVISNPFYQSVPDWGLYPMIALATAATVIASQALITGAYSLSSQAMQLGYIPRMHVRHTSQSTIGQVYVPVVNWTLLTMVILTVIGFGDSTSMASAYGVSVTGTMLITTILMIIYARANPRVPRVMLWMMAILFIAVDSAFFYANIIKFMDGAWFPLLLGVVIFTFMRTWRRGRKLLYEEIRKDGINLDNFLPGLMLAPPVRVPGTAVFLTADSTVVPHALMHNLKHNKVLHERNVFLTVKTLKIPYATSSERFKIDPISNGFYRVHVRFGFMETPDVPMALMCSRDSAGIDFDPMDTTFFVSRETVIPSANRGMPIWRDKLFVLMHRNAAPANAFFRIPGNRLVELGAQVEI; from the coding sequence ATGTCTGCTCCCTCTTATTCAGGTGATTGCGCCGCAGTGTCCCCTAAGAACCATCGCGCCATCATACTTTCAGCGATCGGTGTCGTGTTCGGTGATATAGGTACTAGTCCTCTGTACACATTAAAGGAGGTGTTCTCACCTCACTATGGCTTGACCCCAAACCATGACACGATGTTAGGTATTCTGTCGTTAATCTTTTGGGCACTGATGTTAGTGGTCACAATTAAGTATGTCACCGTCATTATGCGTGTCGATAATGATGGCGAGGGCGGCATCATGGCGTTGACTGCACTGACTCAGCGCACGATGCCGTTTAGTACCCGTTCGATCTACGTAGTGGGCATTCTCGGTATCTTTGGTACTTCGTTGTTTTTTGGCGACGGAGTCATTACTCCGGCCATTTCGGTGTTGTCGGCAGTCGAAGGTTTGGAGGTGGCAGCGCCTCAAATGAAAGCGTTCGTAGTGCCGATTACTCTGGCAGTGTTGATCTTACTCTTCTTATGTCAGCGCTTTGGTACTGAACGGGTCGGTAAAACATTTGGGCCGATTACTTTGATTTGGTTCATTGCGCTTGGTGTGATCGGTGTATACAACATCGTGCAGGCACCAGAGGTACTACAGGCGCTCAATCCCTGGTGGGCCCTGCGTTTCTTTTTAGAGCACAACTGGCATGCCATGTTCGTGCTTGGCGCTGTTGTTCTCGCAGTGACTGGAGGGGAGGCACTTTATGCGGATATGGGCCATTTTGGCGCTAAAGCAATTCGCCACGCTTGGATCTTTTTTGTGCTACCGATGCTGACTCTTAATTACATGGGGCAGGGTGCATTAGTGCTGAGCAACCCTGCGGTCATCAGTAATCCTTTTTACCAGTCGGTGCCAGACTGGGGTTTGTATCCAATGATTGCGCTCGCTACTGCCGCTACCGTCATTGCTTCGCAAGCGTTGATCACAGGAGCCTATTCGCTTTCCAGCCAAGCGATGCAACTTGGCTATATACCGCGCATGCATGTTCGCCATACTTCCCAGTCCACGATTGGGCAAGTGTACGTGCCGGTGGTGAATTGGACTCTGCTGACAATGGTGATCTTAACAGTGATCGGTTTTGGCGACTCCACGTCAATGGCGAGTGCCTACGGCGTTTCAGTGACCGGCACAATGTTGATTACTACAATCTTAATGATCATCTATGCCCGAGCTAATCCTCGCGTGCCGCGTGTGATGCTCTGGATGATGGCAATTCTGTTTATCGCAGTAGATAGTGCGTTCTTCTATGCCAACATCATTAAGTTCATGGACGGTGCCTGGTTTCCGCTATTACTTGGCGTGGTGATATTCACCTTTATGCGTACTTGGCGTCGTGGCCGCAAGTTGCTATACGAGGAGATACGCAAAGACGGTATTAACTTAGACAACTTTCTGCCCGGATTGATGCTGGCCCCGCCGGTAAGGGTACCGGGCACCGCGGTATTCCTAACTGCCGATTCAACAGTAGTACCGCACGCATTGATGCACAATCTTAAGCACAACAAGGTGTTGCATGAGCGCAACGTGTTTTTGACCGTGAAAACGTTAAAAATACCCTATGCGACTAGCAGCGAACGGTTCAAGATCGATCCGATCAGCAACGGGTTTTATCGAGTCCATGTCCGCTTCGGATTTATGGAAACACCGGATGTGCCAATGGCGCTGATGTGTTCACGGGATAGTGCGGGAATTGACTTTGATCCGATGGACACGACGTTTTTCGTCAGCCGTGAAACCGTCATTCCTAGTGCTAATCGAGGCATGCCAATCTGGCGCGACAAGTTATTCGTATTGATGCACCGTAATGCAGCCCCAGCCAATGCATTCTTCAGAATCCCAGGGAATCGCTTGGTCGAACTTGGTGCACAAGTGGAAATCTGA
- the ruvB gene encoding Holliday junction branch migration DNA helicase RuvB → MDRIIDTGVTREDEAVDASIRPKRLADYLGQQPVREQLDIYIQATKARAEALDHVLIFGPPGLGKTTLSHVIANELGVKLRVTSGPVIEKAGDLAALLTNLQPYDVLFIDEIHRLSPVVEEVLYPAMEDFQIDIMIGEGPAARSIKIDLPPFTLIGATTRTGLLTAPLRDRFGIVQRLEFYSPEDLARIVRRSAGILSIDCTTEGSAEIARRARGTPRIANRLLRRVRDYAEVKAMGRITMEVAQAAMQMLKVDAAGFDELDRRLLHTIVEYFDGGPVGIESLAASLSEERGTLEDVIEPYLIQQGFLVRTARGRMATDRAYQHLGLLPRERVSALNDPGDLF, encoded by the coding sequence ATGGATCGCATTATCGACACCGGAGTTACCCGCGAGGATGAAGCGGTCGACGCCAGTATCCGTCCCAAGCGTTTGGCTGACTACCTTGGTCAACAACCGGTGCGTGAGCAGCTGGATATCTATATCCAGGCCACCAAGGCCCGTGCTGAGGCACTGGATCATGTACTCATTTTCGGCCCACCTGGGTTGGGCAAAACCACGTTGAGCCATGTCATCGCCAATGAACTCGGGGTCAAACTGCGCGTGACTTCTGGGCCGGTTATTGAGAAGGCTGGAGATCTGGCCGCACTGCTTACCAATCTACAGCCTTACGATGTGCTGTTCATTGATGAGATTCATCGGCTATCCCCAGTCGTTGAGGAAGTGCTATATCCAGCAATGGAGGACTTCCAGATCGATATTATGATTGGCGAAGGTCCGGCTGCGCGGTCAATAAAGATCGACCTGCCGCCATTCACTCTGATCGGCGCTACCACTCGCACAGGGCTGCTAACTGCACCGCTGCGCGACCGCTTTGGTATTGTCCAGCGTCTGGAGTTCTATAGTCCCGAGGATCTGGCTAGGATTGTGCGGCGTTCAGCAGGCATCCTCAGTATCGACTGTACTACGGAAGGATCGGCTGAAATTGCGCGACGTGCACGCGGTACGCCTCGCATTGCTAACCGTTTATTGCGGAGGGTACGCGACTATGCCGAGGTTAAGGCGATGGGTCGAATTACAATGGAGGTGGCGCAGGCGGCGATGCAGATGCTCAAGGTCGATGCAGCGGGCTTTGATGAATTGGACCGACGCTTGCTTCACACCATCGTTGAGTATTTCGACGGTGGTCCTGTGGGGATCGAATCGCTCGCTGCTTCGTTGTCAGAGGAGCGTGGTACCCTTGAAGATGTCATTGAACCCTACCTAATTCAGCAAGGTTTCTTGGTGCGTACTGCGCGTGGACGTATGGCCACGGATAGAGCCTACCAGCATCTCGGTCTCCTGCCTCGCGAGCGAGTGTCGGCTCTTAATGATCCAGGAGACTTGTTTTGA
- the ybgC gene encoding tol-pal system-associated acyl-CoA thioesterase, producing MNTTVTPEFSWLTRVYWEDTDAGGVVYHARYVAFIERARTEWMRAIGYGQERLRQEYDLVFAVRAMRLDFLRPAHLDDALEVSVVLVRCKHASLLFAQSIKCDGKVLLDAEVQLAALSAARFRPCAINSVLYDRFKSLEISESELSRNNG from the coding sequence ATCAACACCACTGTTACTCCGGAGTTCAGTTGGCTGACACGCGTTTATTGGGAAGATACAGATGCTGGCGGCGTCGTCTACCATGCTCGCTACGTGGCTTTCATTGAACGAGCGCGGACTGAATGGATGCGAGCGATAGGATACGGACAAGAGCGTTTGCGCCAGGAGTACGATTTGGTGTTCGCGGTGCGTGCCATGCGTCTGGATTTTCTCCGCCCCGCACATCTTGATGATGCACTGGAAGTGTCTGTGGTGTTGGTCCGCTGTAAGCATGCTAGCTTGTTGTTTGCACAGTCGATTAAGTGCGACGGGAAGGTATTACTGGATGCGGAGGTTCAGCTTGCAGCGTTGTCGGCAGCACGTTTCCGTCCTTGCGCGATCAACAGTGTGCTATACGACCGATTCAAGTCTTTAGAAATCTCAGAATCTGAATTATCGAGGAACAACGGATGA
- the tolQ gene encoding protein TolQ yields MMTWLLALQDTVEALPQDITGVATQALVRTAHGGINYMDLMLKASIPVKIIVLLLLLGSFTSWVIIFRKARVFKQANREADQFENRFWSGTDLSKLYASTSSRKHMVSGLEAIFEGGFREFTRLRERRRLDPRTQLEGAQRVMRTNFMREVDQLERNLELLANIGSTAPYVGLVGTVFGIIVTMHDMISSGNQAGIAAVAPGISEALFATAIGLFVAIPAVWAYNRFTTRVERLSVRYETFAEEFSAILQRQASVDE; encoded by the coding sequence ATGATGACATGGCTCCTGGCCTTACAGGATACGGTGGAAGCGTTGCCGCAAGACATCACCGGCGTAGCAACGCAAGCACTCGTTCGAACTGCTCATGGCGGGATCAATTATATGGATCTGATGCTAAAAGCCAGTATCCCCGTCAAAATTATTGTGCTGTTGTTGTTGCTTGGCTCATTTACTAGCTGGGTGATTATTTTTCGCAAGGCGCGAGTATTCAAGCAAGCCAATCGTGAAGCCGATCAGTTTGAAAATCGCTTCTGGTCTGGGACTGATCTCAGCAAACTGTATGCCTCCACGAGCAGTCGCAAACATATGGTCAGTGGTCTAGAAGCCATATTTGAGGGCGGCTTCCGCGAATTTACTCGCTTACGGGAGCGTCGTCGGCTTGATCCGCGTACTCAACTTGAAGGGGCTCAGCGTGTTATGCGTACTAACTTCATGCGTGAGGTGGATCAGCTCGAACGGAATTTGGAGCTACTGGCAAACATTGGCTCAACGGCACCTTACGTTGGCTTGGTCGGCACTGTGTTCGGCATCATAGTCACCATGCATGACATGATCAGTAGTGGCAATCAAGCTGGTATTGCTGCGGTCGCCCCTGGCATTTCAGAAGCGTTGTTTGCTACCGCGATTGGTTTGTTTGTTGCTATTCCGGCAGTGTGGGCTTACAACCGTTTCACTACCCGTGTCGAACGTCTTTCTGTAAGGTACGAAACTTTTGCAGAGGAGTTCAGCGCTATCCTGCAACGGCAGGCTAGTGTCGACGAATAA
- a CDS encoding ExbD/TolR family protein, whose product MFSISHRKRRKLKAEINVVPYIDVMLVLLVIFMVTAPLLTLSINVDLPVSKAKALESKQDPIVVIVNGDDTFGLQLPRNKSLEKIDNDKLLSNRLAAMVLQDKNVRVVVAAGRSVAYKNVITAMNAIQDAKVEKVSLLTRPPGTNAH is encoded by the coding sequence GTGTTCAGCATTTCTCACCGTAAACGCCGCAAGCTCAAAGCAGAGATTAACGTTGTGCCGTATATCGACGTGATGCTGGTATTGCTAGTCATTTTTATGGTCACTGCACCGTTATTGACACTCAGCATCAATGTAGACCTGCCAGTTTCAAAAGCTAAGGCACTAGAAAGCAAACAGGATCCGATTGTGGTCATCGTGAACGGTGATGATACGTTCGGTTTACAGTTACCCAGAAATAAGTCGTTGGAGAAGATAGATAACGATAAATTACTGAGTAATAGGCTGGCTGCGATGGTGCTTCAGGACAAGAACGTGCGTGTCGTGGTTGCCGCTGGGAGAAGCGTTGCTTATAAGAATGTGATTACCGCAATGAATGCGATCCAGGATGCTAAGGTCGAGAAGGTCAGCTTGCTGACTAGACCACCAGGTACCAATGCACACTGA
- the tolA gene encoding cell envelope integrity protein TolA, with product MHTDVQLGRSRRREGVVFPVLMALLLHAFVAGVFLLAWLWSPKHETSSSAADSRIEASLDVSVTDARIARQAISNEPAQTPQLIQGKIPQPIFESHPQNAFTSRQTEAQERITQPDKVDQEQVNALAESQEKAKREQEAKRRQEQIDLTEERKRQEQAEQKLRLARQQEEIIQKQKQIEEQAQIDRLKKLTELRKRREQLETQIQNDAKQAELAEQKLRQLAAERAQQPSPVNNTGGSQTPGQNGDNKGLRDKYKAAIQQAVSGQWSRPPSVPLGQECMIHITQLPGGRVLSAEVASDCPYDEAGRRSIESAVMRAQPLPYRGFEPVFERDVYFKFIPEDH from the coding sequence ATGCACACTGACGTACAGCTTGGCCGTTCAAGGCGCCGTGAAGGGGTTGTGTTCCCAGTGTTGATGGCACTATTGCTACATGCCTTTGTTGCGGGTGTGTTTTTGCTTGCTTGGTTATGGTCGCCCAAACATGAAACGTCTTCTTCTGCTGCTGATTCACGTATCGAAGCAAGTTTGGATGTATCCGTCACTGATGCCCGCATTGCACGCCAAGCGATAAGTAATGAACCAGCTCAAACTCCTCAACTGATACAAGGGAAGATTCCACAACCAATTTTTGAATCACATCCGCAGAATGCGTTTACCTCACGTCAGACCGAAGCGCAGGAACGCATTACCCAACCTGACAAGGTTGATCAGGAACAAGTCAATGCTCTAGCCGAATCGCAAGAGAAGGCTAAACGGGAGCAGGAAGCCAAGCGTCGTCAGGAACAGATCGATCTCACTGAGGAACGCAAACGTCAGGAACAAGCCGAGCAGAAGTTGCGTTTGGCCCGTCAGCAAGAAGAAATCATACAGAAGCAAAAACAGATTGAGGAGCAGGCCCAGATCGATCGCCTGAAAAAGTTGACTGAACTCCGCAAACGTCGTGAGCAATTGGAAACGCAGATACAAAACGACGCTAAACAGGCCGAACTGGCTGAGCAAAAGCTGCGTCAGTTAGCTGCTGAACGTGCCCAACAGCCATCTCCGGTCAACAACACAGGCGGGTCGCAGACTCCTGGGCAGAACGGTGACAATAAAGGGCTGCGTGATAAGTACAAAGCAGCGATTCAACAGGCAGTGAGTGGGCAGTGGAGTCGTCCACCATCAGTCCCTCTCGGTCAGGAGTGCATGATCCACATTACTCAGTTACCTGGGGGACGTGTCCTTAGTGCTGAGGTCGCATCTGATTGCCCTTACGACGAGGCTGGACGGCGCTCCATTGAGAGTGCGGTGATGCGTGCGCAACCATTACCTTATCGTGGTTTTGAGCCAGTATTTGAGCGTGATGTGTATTTCAAATTTATTCCTGAAGACCACTGA
- the tolB gene encoding Tol-Pal system beta propeller repeat protein TolB, producing the protein MTKLPRWLAALAALLLPLSALTQQQGLTIDIVGGNSAATPIAIVPMPYHDSVGAPATDVSSVVAADLNRSGQFRTLPLAQITERPTHGSEIRFPTWQALKQDYIVVGRVLDARQGTYRVEYELFDVRNGKRLLGLAMTARSSAMRDVAHQMADAIYEKITGTRGAFWTRIAYVTASGSHGAMRYALMVADSDGYNPQTIVRSAEPLLSPDWSPDGKKLAYVSFEKGGSSIYIQDIATGSRELVSSFRGINAAPSFAPDGRRLALSLSRSGNPEIYVMDLVSKQLIQLTNSFGIDTEPVWSSDGKFIYFTSDRGGRPQIYKVAASGGGAARVTFQGNYNATASVSYDDKKIVVAQGSGNTYRIAMMDQSSGSTVWNTLSTGSLDESPSFAPNASMVIYAAREGDRGVLYAVSADARVRQRLVSVSADSDVREPAWGPYRSVH; encoded by the coding sequence ATGACGAAATTGCCACGCTGGCTGGCCGCATTGGCCGCCTTATTGCTTCCCTTATCAGCTCTGACGCAACAACAGGGGCTAACAATCGATATCGTTGGTGGTAACTCCGCAGCGACCCCTATTGCAATAGTGCCGATGCCTTATCATGACAGTGTAGGCGCTCCAGCTACGGATGTTTCGAGTGTTGTTGCTGCTGACTTGAACCGTTCCGGTCAGTTCCGCACGTTGCCACTGGCGCAAATCACTGAGCGCCCGACACATGGCAGCGAGATCCGATTTCCGACTTGGCAAGCACTGAAACAGGACTACATCGTGGTTGGTCGTGTTCTTGATGCGAGGCAAGGTACTTACCGTGTCGAGTACGAACTATTCGATGTTCGTAACGGCAAACGCCTGCTTGGCTTGGCGATGACTGCGCGCTCTAGTGCGATGCGCGACGTCGCACACCAAATGGCTGATGCAATCTACGAGAAGATTACCGGCACACGTGGCGCATTCTGGACCCGGATCGCCTATGTCACTGCCAGTGGTTCACATGGAGCAATGCGCTATGCACTGATGGTTGCTGACTCGGACGGCTATAATCCACAGACCATCGTACGCTCAGCTGAGCCACTGTTGTCACCTGATTGGAGCCCGGATGGTAAGAAACTGGCCTATGTTAGCTTCGAGAAAGGTGGTTCTTCAATCTACATTCAGGACATTGCTACCGGTTCTCGCGAATTGGTCTCTAGTTTCCGTGGTATCAATGCTGCTCCCTCGTTTGCTCCCGATGGTCGCCGGCTAGCCTTATCTTTGTCACGGAGTGGCAATCCTGAAATCTACGTAATGGACTTGGTTAGCAAACAGTTAATTCAGTTGACCAATAGCTTCGGTATTGATACTGAGCCGGTTTGGTCGTCAGATGGAAAATTTATTTATTTCACCTCTGATCGTGGTGGACGTCCACAGATATACAAAGTTGCAGCTTCGGGGGGGGGCGCTGCACGTGTGACATTTCAAGGCAATTACAATGCCACCGCCAGCGTTTCCTACGACGACAAGAAGATTGTAGTAGCACAAGGAAGCGGTAATACATACCGAATTGCAATGATGGATCAGAGTTCGGGGTCTACGGTATGGAACACTTTATCTACTGGCTCGTTGGACGAATCTCCAAGCTTTGCTCCGAACGCTAGTATGGTCATTTATGCGGCACGTGAAGGTGATCGTGGCGTACTTTATGCAGTATCCGCTGATGCGCGCGTGCGCCAGCGCCTAGTATCAGTATCGGCTGATAGTGATGTAAGAGAGCCTGCTTGGGGTCCTTACCGAAGCGTACACTAA
- the pal gene encoding peptidoglycan-associated lipoprotein Pal has product MNNSTRFLLVSLLSTSALVACSKKVKEQPHVPVKPVTPPVSTPMTPPTPTHSSGLYTVADLDTDACLRQRVVYFDFDKDDVKQEFQTVMACHAKYLQNRPSARLTLQGNTDERGSREYNIALGERRAKSVSYALQANGASSGQLNVVSYGEERPVCTETTESCWSRNRRVEIVYTAK; this is encoded by the coding sequence ATGAACAATTCCACACGTTTTCTCCTAGTGTCATTGCTTTCTACCAGCGCGCTTGTCGCATGTTCGAAGAAAGTTAAAGAACAGCCGCATGTGCCGGTTAAACCTGTTACACCGCCTGTTTCTACACCTATGACGCCCCCAACCCCAACCCATTCTTCTGGGCTTTACACAGTGGCTGATCTGGATACCGACGCTTGCCTGCGTCAGCGGGTCGTCTATTTCGACTTCGACAAAGATGATGTGAAACAAGAGTTTCAGACGGTCATGGCTTGCCATGCCAAATATCTACAAAACCGTCCCTCTGCACGTCTCACCTTGCAAGGTAACACTGACGAACGAGGCTCACGGGAGTATAATATAGCGCTAGGTGAACGACGTGCTAAGTCTGTGTCTTACGCATTACAAGCTAATGGTGCTTCATCGGGACAATTGAACGTTGTTAGCTACGGCGAAGAGCGTCCGGTTTGCACTGAAACAACAGAAAGTTGCTGGTCACGTAACCGTCGCGTTGAAATCGTCTACACAGCGAAGTAA
- the ybgF gene encoding tol-pal system protein YbgF has protein sequence MRFWGAIFCVVAMALGTVAPTFAQMSSLADRVTALEQRASDPQVNLDLINQINDLRSQMRQMQGALEEIQHGYEQLKQQSKDQYLDLDSRLKPIEGGSVKVLPDAPVNPISQVSPSHYKQPIVTSEQSPKVHGDPSALTIGNEERTAYNVAFEALKNSKYADAAQLFLSFLQIYPNGVYTPNALYWLGESYYAMHDFVSAEAQFRSLLSRYPTHDKASGGLLKQALCQANQGHNTDAEQSLEQVLSQYPGTDAARLAQERLQSIKLSQSIRSEEL, from the coding sequence ATGCGCTTCTGGGGAGCTATATTTTGTGTCGTCGCGATGGCCTTGGGGACCGTCGCGCCGACTTTTGCCCAGATGTCCAGTTTGGCTGACCGTGTGACGGCATTAGAGCAGCGTGCTTCTGACCCGCAAGTTAACCTAGATCTTATTAATCAAATCAATGATTTGCGTTCGCAGATGCGTCAAATGCAAGGTGCACTCGAAGAGATACAGCATGGGTACGAGCAATTGAAGCAGCAATCAAAGGATCAGTATCTGGATTTAGACAGTCGCTTAAAACCCATTGAAGGTGGTTCAGTGAAAGTGCTACCTGACGCTCCAGTCAACCCAATCTCTCAGGTTTCCCCCTCTCACTATAAGCAACCAATTGTAACCAGCGAGCAATCGCCTAAAGTACATGGCGATCCAAGCGCATTGACCATCGGTAACGAGGAGCGCACTGCTTACAACGTTGCCTTTGAAGCTTTAAAAAACAGTAAATACGCCGACGCCGCCCAGCTATTCCTGAGTTTCCTACAGATCTACCCGAACGGAGTCTATACTCCTAATGCCCTATACTGGCTTGGGGAGAGTTACTATGCAATGCATGATTTCGTCTCTGCCGAAGCTCAGTTTCGCAGCTTACTCAGCCGTTATCCAACCCACGACAAAGCATCCGGGGGCTTGCTGAAACAGGCCTTATGCCAAGCTAATCAAGGGCACAATACCGATGCAGAGCAGTCATTGGAACAGGTTTTATCCCAATATCCTGGTACTGATGCGGCACGTCTAGCTCAGGAACGCTTACAGTCAATTAAGTTAAGTCAATCAATCCGTTCTGAGGAATTGTAG
- the queE gene encoding 7-carboxy-7-deazaguanine synthase QueE translates to MKSTRSGEIADCALPQLKISEIFLSLQGEANSVGWPTVFVRMTGCPLRCQYCDTAYAFHGGEWRSIDDIVTEVRGYCVRHVCVTGGEPLAQKRCLLLLEKLCDANFEVSLETSGALDIAAVDSRVSRVVDIKTPGSGEVHRNYWPNLTLLTPHDQVKFVLCNRADYEWARACVAKHDLERRCMVWFSPSKQDLAPTVLADWIISDRLGVRFQLQLHKLLWNDEPGR, encoded by the coding sequence ATGAAGTCCACCAGATCCGGCGAGATCGCTGATTGCGCGCTGCCACAGCTAAAGATCTCCGAGATATTTTTATCTCTCCAGGGCGAAGCAAATAGTGTTGGCTGGCCAACAGTATTTGTACGCATGACTGGTTGTCCACTGCGCTGTCAGTACTGCGATACTGCTTATGCCTTCCACGGCGGTGAGTGGCGCAGTATCGACGATATCGTGACCGAGGTGCGTGGTTACTGCGTGCGTCACGTCTGTGTCACCGGCGGTGAACCACTGGCCCAAAAACGCTGCCTGCTGTTGCTGGAGAAATTATGTGATGCCAACTTTGAAGTTTCATTAGAAACTTCAGGTGCACTCGATATTGCCGCGGTTGATTCACGGGTGTCACGTGTAGTTGACATTAAAACCCCTGGATCTGGAGAAGTGCACCGCAACTACTGGCCCAATCTGACATTGTTAACCCCACACGACCAAGTCAAGTTTGTGCTATGCAACCGTGCCGATTATGAATGGGCGCGTGCCTGTGTTGCTAAGCATGATCTGGAACGACGTTGTATGGTCTGGTTCTCTCCAAGCAAACAAGATCTGGCGCCTACTGTGCTCGCTGATTGGATTATTTCTGACCGTCTAGGAGTACGTTTCCAGTTGCAATTGCACAAGTTGTTGTGGAACGACGAGCCTGGGCGCTAA
- the gpmA gene encoding 2,3-diphosphoglycerate-dependent phosphoglycerate mutase, translating into MIRKLVLLRHGQSQWNLNNRFTGWVDVDLTEQGHQEAIMAGHLMKEEGLQFDFSHTSLLKRAIHTLHDALKGLDQDWLPIHKSWRLNERHYGGLQGLDKGETAAKYGEEQVNIWRRSYDIPPPPIALDDPNHPMRDRRYAGLDRKVLPVAESLENTLERVLPYWSDVIAPQLNDGKTVLISAHGNSLRALYKYLNQESKEGILKVNIPTGIPLLFELNDTLQVVSYRYLGDPDVAQHAAEMVANQGKAK; encoded by the coding sequence GTGATTCGTAAACTCGTATTGCTGCGTCATGGACAGAGTCAATGGAACTTAAATAACCGTTTTACTGGATGGGTTGATGTAGATCTGACCGAACAAGGTCATCAAGAAGCCATCATGGCCGGTCATTTGATGAAGGAGGAAGGATTGCAATTTGATTTTTCTCACACTTCTTTGCTTAAGCGTGCAATCCACACACTACATGACGCACTCAAAGGACTGGACCAGGATTGGTTGCCGATTCATAAAAGCTGGCGTCTCAATGAGCGTCATTATGGTGGTCTACAGGGGTTGGATAAAGGAGAGACTGCCGCTAAGTATGGCGAAGAACAAGTCAATATTTGGCGTCGCTCCTATGACATACCGCCACCGCCGATTGCTCTGGATGACCCAAATCATCCAATGCGAGATCGCCGTTACGCTGGTCTGGACCGCAAAGTATTACCTGTTGCCGAATCGTTAGAAAATACACTCGAGCGAGTCCTGCCATACTGGAGCGATGTAATCGCACCACAACTGAATGACGGCAAGACGGTGCTTATTAGCGCCCACGGCAACTCATTGCGTGCGTTGTACAAGTACCTCAATCAAGAAAGCAAGGAGGGAATCCTAAAGGTCAATATCCCTACTGGGATCCCACTCCTATTTGAACTAAACGATACCCTACAGGTAGTGAGTTACCGTTACCTGGGTGATCCGGATGTAGCTCAGCATGCCGCCGAAATGGTAGCGAACCAAGGCAAGGCAAAGTAA
- the nfi gene encoding deoxyribonuclease V (cleaves DNA at apurinic or apyrimidinic sites) yields MKIPSIDSIFAGWDGSITEARRLQAAMAERVVLEDDFDLLQVPTLLAGFDVGFEDEGRTTRAAAVLLNACDLRLLETHVVRVPTSMSYVPGLLSFRELPALLQALAQLSRSPELVFVDGHGIAHPRRLGIAAHFGVVTNLPCIGVAKKRLVGNFIEPGTAIGEHTPILLHRAQVGWALRSKVRCKPLIISPGHRVSLHSALTWTQRCLAGYRLPEPTRQADRLASQRGKIILNNDSLSLL; encoded by the coding sequence ATGAAGATTCCATCCATTGATTCTATCTTCGCCGGCTGGGATGGCAGTATTACCGAGGCTCGACGCTTGCAAGCCGCCATGGCAGAACGCGTTGTGCTTGAGGATGATTTTGATCTATTGCAGGTGCCAACATTGCTGGCTGGTTTTGACGTTGGCTTTGAGGACGAAGGACGCACCACACGTGCTGCTGCCGTTTTACTTAATGCATGCGATCTACGATTGCTAGAAACCCATGTTGTGCGTGTACCAACTTCGATGTCCTATGTCCCTGGCCTACTTAGCTTCCGCGAGCTACCTGCACTGCTGCAAGCACTGGCCCAATTGTCGCGAAGTCCAGAACTTGTATTTGTAGATGGACATGGGATTGCGCATCCACGTCGACTCGGGATCGCTGCACATTTCGGCGTAGTAACCAACCTACCTTGTATAGGTGTAGCTAAGAAGAGACTCGTCGGCAATTTTATCGAACCAGGTACCGCTATCGGCGAACACACCCCAATCCTATTGCATCGGGCCCAGGTCGGCTGGGCATTGCGCAGCAAAGTGCGTTGCAAACCGCTGATTATCTCACCTGGGCACAGAGTTTCACTTCACAGCGCGCTTACTTGGACCCAGCGCTGCCTCGCCGGCTACCGGCTACCAGAACCCACCCGGCAAGCGGATCGTCTGGCCTCACAACGTGGAAAAATAATCTTAAACAATGACTCACTGTCTCTGCTGTAA